In Zingiber officinale cultivar Zhangliang chromosome 1A, Zo_v1.1, whole genome shotgun sequence, the DNA window ACAAACTCTCCAAAACATTCCTCGTTTTTGTACTTATCTTAGATTGTGAAAAAATTCTGTTCCAAATTAGCATGATAATTGACAAGCAATAAAAACTCTATGTAGTATGCACCATAAAATCACTCAAAACCAGATCAATATATTCGGAATTATGAAGAATTTGCATTACTTTCACCTCTAGACTATCCAGTCAGTTATATTTGTAATGTTGTGTTAAATCatgaataattatatatatacaggactaaaacaagatgaatcattgAAACTTATGATGTATAAAGATGCTTTTGTACATAATGAtgcaaagattaaaaaaaaaaagtgggaGTACCTTTTTCAACTTGAATAAAATTTTCTCTTCAGCAGTCATTCTTTCATactcttttttctttttaaacctAAAATATTTGAGCCACTTTACAACAGCCCTTCTACCTTTTAGTTTTTTCCTCTTTAGTTTTGCACCGCATTGGTCGTTAACAGGTACCTCAGTTTCCATAGCATTTAGAGATTCCACTACATCCTGCCCTGTATTCTTGAGTGGCTGATAGCTATGAACATTACGCAACCCATTGACATTAATGCCAATCAAATAACTGGACACTCCATACCTTGTACTTTGACAATGGACCTTAGAATATTTATTAGAACAActacaaagaaacaaaaacatgaaAAACAATGAGTTTCTTGATGCATTTATCAGAAATGCAAATTTCATAGATACAGACGAAGAAGCCAAATAAACAGAAGTCACTATTAGAGGGATTGAGTTAGAAACAACTCTGAAGATTGCAGCCCATATGTTGAAGAGTGACTAATATCTACCCTGTGGgtttgcataaacaaaataaatgattaataggaaagaattttgaaaataattccatgCTGAATAAAATTTGACCATGAATTATATTATCTATGCAAGTTAGATGATCGAGAAGGATAACAATATCTAGGCAAAGATTTCAATACAAGTCTGTCTAGTTTGTTGAATCAGTACAATATAAGTATTGACCAATGCATCATCTGTTAATACAAGATGGTAGCGGTCAATCAGCAATAGAAGGATGAAGGAAGGAGGCTCATCTTTAATGAGTCAGCTCACAGTGTACACTCAAACCATCATCTAATAATGTTTATAAAGTCAGTCTTATATAAAGAGTTCTAATAGACATCTGCAGATTGATGAGTAATTTCATAATTTTCTTATTAGTTGTTGGTGACCATTTTTCCCTTAGTAAACTCTACGTGTGACTACTAAGTTCTTTATCTTCATAACTGAGAGTTTTGCAACTGCTCACATTAACTTAACCTTCATTTCTTAAGGAAATATATTGCTGTGAGGATCCTGCATCATCTCGAGTAAAACTAGGAAAGTTGCATATTATTGGAACAAATGCCATTGACGTTGGTATATTGGACAGCTAGAGCAACTGAGCAAAcacgtacaaaaaaaaaaatacaaagttcTGTTAAGATGAAGAAATTTAGAAGATTATGCAGGAAAATGAGCAAATGTAGAATAAAAAATCACCtgaaacacacaaaaaaaaaaaaaaaaaaaaaaagaagaagaagattttgTGCAACTACTTGGGGACTTCAAAAGGGCCAAAGATCAAATTCAATAAAAAGATGAAATGTAGTCACTAACCATTTTACtaaaaatcaaagaaaaaaaaaaggggggcTTCCGTACCTTTCCAAACTTACACTGGGTGTAAGCAGCTGCGGCAAGGAACACGCGCCTCCTTGTATCGTTCCTCGTGGATCAAATTTTTCGAGGAGCCTTCGACACCTTCAGGAAATACGAAATCAGCGAACGAAGTGAtcaaagtggaggaagaatgaaTCAATTTACCTGAAAAGAAGTGGAGTGGAGTCGTTAGGGATCTGAGGAGGAGGGCAGCGGAGCAGGAGGCGAGAAAGGTGACATGTTAGCGTGCGGCTAACCATGCGTTGACTGCCACCGTAAGCGGCGCGGGGGGTGTCGGAGGTGACAGTGGCGACGGGCGAGTTGCGATTCACTGGCTGCGCCGCAGCGTCGGCCTGGGACTTGCGGACGACGACACTAACACAGCACTTTAGATCTTAGTGCCTTTGATCTGATCTCAGCAGTAGAGTTATCAACGGCCACGATTAACTCTTCTTAAGGCTCATTAAATTCAATGGGTTTCTAAGAAAAtacggcaatttaccaaaggacGCATGTAGAGAtctgaatttaccaaaagacgcACGTTATATTAACATTTACCAAAACACGTACCTTTTTaagtgcatttcctattttaccctcatgaTAATTTAACTTTTTCTACCGCTTTTTTccactatttttctctctctttgctTTTTTATATCGGCATGcagaaaaaaatatgaataacaaTAGTCCCTGAatcttttaataatattttaatacatttgaaaaagtcaaaaaaaataatggacaccatatttgaaatcCTTGGAACATCAAAAATCCGTAGGAACTAAAATGGATCcaattggagctctctaggtccatcagtgggtttcggtcaaaacccactgatggacctagagagctccgattggactcatttcagttcctatggatttctgatgttgcaaggatttcaaatatggtgtccattatttttttttgacttttcatagatgttaatatataaaatcaaagaatcgacaaaaaaaTACCACTTtgagcctgatatggactcatatcaggcccacgttgggcctgatatgagtccatatcaggtccaacgttggcctgatatggaatgagctAATTGTTGGAAAATTATTTCAGGTGTCTAAGAAAATAATGCAAAATGCAAAGAACATATATCCACACAACACACCAACCACAAAAGAAGCCTACTACTACATAATTATCTTTGAAAGGTTCTTCCCACAGGTATAGAATTGTACTACAAACCCAATTATACACTCTCCTAACTATTGTCATGAGCATTGTCGAGATGTTGAATCCATTTATATGTGCAGAACTCTGTAAGGTTGACTGTGCCTGGGGGTCCTAGTATGGATTGAGCAGAGTTagctcattccatatcaggcctaacgtgggcctgatatgagtccatatcaggccaaAAGTGGcctttttttgccgattctttgattttatagattatcatctatgaaaagtcaaaaaaaataatgaacaccatatttgaaatccttgcaacatcagaaatccataggaactgaaatggatcaaatcagagttctctaggtccatcagtgagttttggtcaaaacccactgatggacctagagagttccgatttgacccatttcacttcctatggatttctgatgttgcaaggatttcaaatatggtgtccattattttttttgacttttcatagatgttaatttATAAAATCAAAGTATCGGTAAAAAagaccactttgggcctgatatgagtccatatcaggcccacgttgggcctgatatgattccatatcaggcccaacgtgggcctgatatagaatGAGCTAATTGTTGGAAATTACTTCAGGTGTCTAAGAAAATAATGCAAAATGCAAAGAACATATATCCACACAACACACCAACCACAAAAGAAGCCTACTACTACATAATTATCTTTGAAAGGTTCTTCCCACAGGTATAGAATTGTACTACAAATCCAATTATGGACTCTCCTAACTATTGTCATGAGCATTGCCGAGATGTTGAATCCATTTATATGTGTAGAACTCTGCAAGGTTGACTGTTCCTGGGGGTCGTAGTGTGGATTGAGCAGAGTTagctcattccatatcaggcccacgttgggcctgatatgattctatatcaggcccacattgggcttgatatgattccatatcaggcccaacgtgggtctgatatggaatgaGCTAATTGTTGGAAAATTACTTCTGGTGTCTAAGAAAATGATGCAAAATGCAAAGAACATATATCCACACAACATACCAACCACAAAAGAAGCCTACTATTACAGAATTATCTTTGAAAGGTTCTTCCCACAGGTATAGAATTGTACTACAAATCCAATTATGGACTCTCCTAACTATTGTCATGAGCATTGTCGAGATGTTGAATCCATTTATATGTGCAAAACTCTGCACGGTTGACTGTGCTTGGGGGTCCTAGTATGGATTGAGCAGAGTTagctcattccatatcaggcccacgttgggcctgatatggaatcatatcaggcccaacgtgggcctgatatgagtccatatcaggcccaaagtgacCTTTTTTTGccgatttctttaaaaaaataatgaacaccatatttgaaatccttgcaacatcagaaatccataggaactgaaatgggtccaatcggagctctctaggtccattagtgggtttcggttaaaacccactgatggacctagagagctctgattggactcatttcagttcctatggatttctgatgttgcaaagatttcaaatatggtgtccattattttttattccttcttcaaatgtattaaaatgttattaaaagattCGGGGACTAatgttattcatattttttttctatgtCGATAAAAAAAAacgaagagagagaaaaaaatagtgGAGAAAAGCGGTAGAAAAAGTTAAATTAtcatgagggtaaaataggaaatgcatttaaaaatATGCGTGTTTTGGTAAATGTTAAAGTAACgtgcgccttttggtaaattcagatATTTACATGCGCCCTTTGATAAATTGCCGAAGAAAATACTATTGATTAAActttgtaaaatttaattataaatttatttcttaattttttattatatttattaacttttataaatttaattaataataatattataagcTATCTCAATTAGGATTGAGCACGAACCAATtaactttttaataaaaattgaataaattaaattaataaaatatcgacTAATtctatcaaataaaaaaaattatcatacaATCGACTCAATTAGTAATTTTAAACTCTACAATTTACTGTTAATATTGGTTTCATTAAATTCGAACTTTTAAAATTAAGACCATATCAAATAcccaaaataataaatattttttaaaatttaaatttctgaaGTAATCAATTCAATCGGTTAAGACTTGTAATCTCGataaagtttttaataaataaactCAATAAACTTGCACAGCTAAATTTAATTCGGTTCCACTTGTTTAGGCCTGAATTATTTATTGAGCCCATTGGGCATATTGGGCCATCAAAATAAATACATCTAATTGACCCATTTAaattatccggattcttttagcCACTGAGGCCTGAACCATCATTCTCCGCCGGCGGCGACAACTGGCACTCAGGCGCCAATTGTCTCCTCCAGAATCTGAACTACCGTCCTCATCGATGGCCGCATGGCCGGAAGCCTCGCCGTGCACAGCACTGCAACCCTCAGCATCTTGACGGCCGCTTCCCTCGCCCACTCCGGCCTTATTCTGCTGTCCACCGCGCTCTCCGGCGCCGCGTGCCTCGTTGACACCCAGTGGACGATGTCCTTTGCCTCGCCGTACTCCGCCTCGATCGGCTGCCGGCCTGTCACCAGCTCCATCAGCACCACGCCGAAGCTGTACACGTCGCTCTTCTCATTCACCTTCCATGTGTACGCGTACTCTGCAACTCAAACCAGAATCTTCAGAAGAAAGAACAGAGCTAGATCAATTAGATTGATTGAGAAATAGAGTGAAGTAGATCATTTTCACCTGGAGCGATGTAGCCGTGAGTACCGGCGATGATAGGAGCAGAGCAAACTTCCCCTGCTGCTCCGGCCACCGCAGCGGAGCACAGGATCTTGGCGAGGCCGAAGTCGGCGATGCGGGGCTTGAGACACTCGTCGAGGAGGATATTGCTGGATTTGACATCTCGGTGAAGTATAGGGCGGTCCCAACCGTGGTGGAGATACTCCAGCCCTCGCGCCGCTCCCAGCGCAACCTGACACCTCTCATCCCACCCCAGCTCTGCCGCCTTCTCCGGCGGCTCCGTTGCCGGTCCATGGAGCTTGTCCCAGAGGCTCCCGTTGGGCAGGTGCTCGTATACCAGCAGGCTCCACTCCTCGCTCGTGATGCTGCAGTAGAGCTTCACCACATTGACGTGGCGCACTTCGCTCAGCGTCCGCACCTCCGCCTCGAACTCCCTAGCCGCCTCCGGCCGCCTCCGTCTCCTCCCTAGCATCGCTGCGGTGCTCCGCTCCTTGCCGTCTCCCCTGTTCCTGTCGCACAATATCTGCTTCACCGCGACCACCTCTCCGTTCGTCAGCTTCACCCGGTATACCTCGCCGGAGCTGCCCTTTCCGACGAGGTTCTCTGGCTTGATCCCCTCCACAATCTCCTTCTGGTCGAAGGTCACAACATGGAACGGTTTCATGTCCCACGACAAGTTCTTCGCGAATTCGGGGTCACATGAGGAATTCTTCTGCTGGTTCCTTAACATAATGTAGAGACCGAGGCCGGCGAGGAAGACGGCGGTGACCGAGAGTATGCAGGTGAGGGGGGTGCGCAACTTGCTGGCGGAACCTCTCGCGAAGGCGGAGCAACGTCTGACCGAACGGAGATTCTCGGCGCTGCTGCTGTCGACGCAGAGGCCCGGATTCCCCAAGAAGCTGCCGCTATAggccgagatggcaagctccgcCGGAATGTCGCCGGTGAGGCTATTGTTAGAAAGGTTGAGGGAGGAGAGCTTTAGAGTTGCAAGGTTAGCGGGGATTTCGCCGGAGATCTGGTTGTTGGACAAATCCAGTGAGTTGAGCCTCATCAACTCGCCTAGGCTGGACGGGATCTGGCCGGAGAGCTTGTTCCCGGCGAGGTTCAATGCGCTTAACGCAACGCACGAGCCGAGCTCTTCTGGAATCTCGCCGGAGAATACGTTGTTCTGCAGATAAAGACTCACGAGGTTCTGCAACCGTTCGATTCTTACCGGAATATTGCCGGAGAAGTTGTTATTATACAACTCCACGTTGACTATCGCCGTAGCGTCACCAATCTCCGGAGGAATACTGCCGGAGAACCGGTTGTCGGAAATAAACAGCTGGTTCAGTGATTTGGCTGCCCCGATCCCGGCGTCAATCGTGCCTTCGAATTGGTTGATAGCGAGATCGATGACGTTCAAGTTCGGCAAGCTCCAAAGCCCGGCGGGAACCTGGCCGGAGAGAGAATTGTTACTGACCCTGAAGCGAATCAGAGATGAGCAATTGGCGTAGCTCGCCGGGATCTCCCCGGTAAACTTGTTCTCCAGCATCAGAAGCCTCTGCATGCTTCCCTTCCGGCACATCTCCGGCGGGATCGGACCAGTGAAGAAGTTCGTCGACACGTCGATGTAATTGAACTCTGACCAACTCCCGAGCATCAAAGGCAGCGTCCCACTTAACCTGTTCGAGTACAGAGATAAGTTGGTGAGAAAACGGAAGTCACCAAACTCCGGCGGCACCTCGCCGGAGAGATCGTTTTCGAAGAGTTGCAACGAGACGAGGCTTGTCAAGCCCCGGAGTTCCGAGAGGTCGCCCTCCAATCTGTTCATGGACGCATCGAAAAAGGCCAACTTTGAGAGGTTTCCGAACCCGGTCGGGATACGGCCCTCGAGCGAATTGTTATAAAGCTCGAGCTGCCGTAAATTCGAGAGCTTGGTAATCTCCGGCGGGATCAAGCCGGTGAGGAAGCTGTCAGCTATCTCGAGGTTGATGAGCCTCGTCAGGTTGCCAATCGCCGGCGGGATTTTCCCATGGATGTTGCAGTGCGAGAGATAAAGACAATTGAGCTTGGTCAAATTCAGCACCACGTCGGGGAACATACTAGGATCGAACGAGTTGTCGCCGACGTTGAGGGCCTCCAACTCGCTCATTCCAGCGAGGGAGCTCCAAGGGAAGGCGCCGGAGAAGCCATTGCTGGTAAAGTTCAAAACTCGGAGCTCGTCAAGCGGCGAAAGGTCTGGAACTGCACCGGACAGGCCATTGAACGccaggtcaaggatctggaggccgGTGCAGTTGCGAAGGTCGTCGGAGACACCACCGGAAAGGTAATTAGACCCGAGGGAGAGCGCGGACAGGGAGCCGAGGCGGCAGAGGAGGTCAAACCGGATTCCGCCGGAGAGTCCGGAGGCGGTGAGGTTGATTTGGGAGACAGAGCCAGCGGAGTCACAGTGGATTCCAGCAAAGCCGCCGCAGACTGGGTTGTTGGCGTTCCATGACGGGAAGACGGTCTCATTGGCGCTGTTAAACGAGGATTTAAACCGGAGTAGAATTTCAAGCTCCTCCGCCGGAGTGGAAGCTCCTCCGGCGGCAAAGACGGCGAAgtgaaggaggaagagaaagaggaggcGCATGGTGTGAGATCGCCGCCGACGCTACGTTTCGGAGCGAAAGGAATCAAGAGAGTGACATAGTAGCAGTGATGACTTCCGGGAAGGAGGAGGGTGATTAATTTGGCGTTCGCGTCGACTACTTTTCGGGGATTTTGTCGCCGTGTGAAACTTCGTGGCCGCCGCGTTTGACTCCCGGAATCGTCGTGTCCGGCTAGTCGTCGGTCGGTAGATGCCACGTCAGACACTGATGCAGTCCAGCAGAAAAGATGGAAACCGAACAGAATTACATTATTAGTCAACTAGAATTTTTCCAcgtttttttctctatttttcccCCATAAATTCAATGCCCATCTGCCTCAAGTCAAATGAGTTGACTGGTTTTTTCCTCACACTTTCGTTGCTCAACTACCAATTTACCTTTTTTGTTTTCTTCACCACCAAATTCAAATCCATCTAGAGACACAATGATGGAAATGGTTGTTAACGT includes these proteins:
- the LOC122027635 gene encoding receptor-like protein kinase 7, which encodes MRLLFLFLLHFAVFAAGGASTPAEELEILLRFKSSFNSANETVFPSWNANNPVCGGFAGIHCDSAGSVSQINLTASGLSGGIRFDLLCRLGSLSALSLGSNYLSGGVSDDLRNCTGLQILDLAFNGLSGAVPDLSPLDELRVLNFTSNGFSGAFPWSSLAGMSELEALNVGDNSFDPSMFPDVVLNLTKLNCLYLSHCNIHGKIPPAIGNLTRLINLEIADSFLTGLIPPEITKLSNLRQLELYNNSLEGRIPTGFGNLSKLAFFDASMNRLEGDLSELRGLTSLVSLQLFENDLSGEVPPEFGDFRFLTNLSLYSNRLSGTLPLMLGSWSEFNYIDVSTNFFTGPIPPEMCRKGSMQRLLMLENKFTGEIPASYANCSSLIRFRVSNNSLSGQVPAGLWSLPNLNVIDLAINQFEGTIDAGIGAAKSLNQLFISDNRFSGSIPPEIGDATAIVNVELYNNNFSGNIPVRIERLQNLVSLYLQNNVFSGEIPEELGSCVALSALNLAGNKLSGQIPSSLGELMRLNSLDLSNNQISGEIPANLATLKLSSLNLSNNSLTGDIPAELAISAYSGSFLGNPGLCVDSSSAENLRSVRRCSAFARGSASKLRTPLTCILSVTAVFLAGLGLYIMLRNQQKNSSCDPEFAKNLSWDMKPFHVVTFDQKEIVEGIKPENLVGKGSSGEVYRVKLTNGEVVAVKQILCDRNRGDGKERSTAAMLGRRRRRPEAAREFEAEVRTLSEVRHVNVVKLYCSITSEEWSLLVYEHLPNGSLWDKLHGPATEPPEKAAELGWDERCQVALGAARGLEYLHHGWDRPILHRDVKSSNILLDECLKPRIADFGLAKILCSAAVAGAAGEVCSAPIIAGTHGYIAPEYAYTWKVNEKSDVYSFGVVLMELVTGRQPIEAEYGEAKDIVHWVSTRHAAPESAVDSRIRPEWAREAAVKMLRVAVLCTARLPAMRPSMRTVVQILEETIGA